In Negativicutes bacterium, the genomic window CCTCACTAGCGCGTTTCGCGATGCAAAGTGTGAGTTTTGCAGAATTTGCAGTATTTTTTTAATTCCAGACGCTCGGTGTTTTTCTTTTTGTTTTTTTCTGTCCGGTAATTTCTCTGCTTACATTCTGTGCAAGCTAAACTGATTCCGACTCTCATGAATCAAGCACCTCCTAAGCGATTAA contains:
- the rpmG gene encoding 50S ribosomal protein L33; translated protein: MRVGISLACTECKQRNYRTEKNKKKNTERLELKKYCKFCKTHTLHRETR